In Turicibacter sanguinis, a genomic segment contains:
- a CDS encoding phosphoribosylformylglycinamidine synthase, whose amino-acid sequence MSQYRIFVEKKDIYATEAKSLRHDLNENLHLNLTNTRVINIYDLFNVNETELETAKQNVLSEIVTDMTSDSIELSDKTYFAVEYLPGQYDQRADSAIQCIQLLTGNDEVRVKSGKVIILDGVQSKEELAKIKNYYINPIEMREKDLTAPLQLDESIEIEDVKTYEGFVDYKEEALAAFLKTHGMAMSLADIKLIQDYFLKEEKRNPTETELKVLDTYWSDHCRHTTFETLIENVTFESGRFHEILQQTFNEYCAMRERVHHNKKPMTLMDMATIAMKEQRKLGLLNDLEVSDEINACSVYIDVDVDGVNEPWLLMFKNETHNHPTEIEPFGGASTCIGGAIRDPLSGRSYVYQAMRISGGANVLESIEDTMEGKLPQKIISKRSADGNSSYGNQIGLPTSFVREVYHEGYKAKHMEVGAVVGAVKASDVRREKPAPGDVIILLGGRTGRDGIGGATGSSKAHNETSIQTASSEVQKGNAPTERKIQRLFRNGEVTRLIKKCNDFGAGGVAVAIGELADGLNIDLNAVPVKYNGLNGTELAISESQERMAVLVASKDVETFINFAHHENLEATVVAEVTNTNRLVMNWNGRPIVNLSRTFLDTNGARQTTNVTIKTDLESNPFQSKIQGNTIKDKFLNNLKQPNVASQQGMVEMFDSTIGGTTVLMPYGGKYQLTETEGSVHKIPLRHGVTNTVSMLTYGYNPEITSWSPFHGAAYAVVESMARIIALGGRWQGIRFSFQEYFRRLGQDPQNWGQPFAALLGSIYVQKGFNLPAIGGKDSMSGSFEELHVPPTFISFAVQTEKANKVLSPEFKAPENYIYLIKHEPTKDLMPNIEQLKTNFDYIYDMVTVGCIKSAFSVKQGGIAEALAKMSFGNKIGATIKTGYDVFDLELGSIIVESDRPLLFDHAHLLGKTTSEPLIVINQEAITIEESLEAWQGTFGNLYPVAAEAEKIEVPIIDYKNTIIKTSSIKSTPQVFLPVFPGTNCEYDSARAFEQAGAKSIIDVFCNQNHQDIEASIERMVKHINESQMLMLSGGFSAGDEPDGSGKFITSVLMNEQVRESIEGLLERDGLILGICNGFQALIKSGLLPYGQFGMVTEDSPTLVKNNTNRHMSKIIQTRIASNKSPWLSGANVGDIHNIAISHGEGKFVANDAVIKKLIKNGQVATQYVDVTGKPTMDGIYNPNGSIAAIEGITSPDGRILGKMGHSERIGSQIFKNVPGNYDQLLFQSGVKYFK is encoded by the coding sequence ATGAGTCAGTATCGTATTTTTGTGGAGAAGAAGGATATCTATGCAACAGAAGCTAAAAGTTTACGGCATGATTTGAATGAAAATTTACATTTAAACCTAACTAATACTCGTGTCATTAATATATATGATTTATTTAACGTTAATGAAACAGAACTTGAAACAGCGAAGCAAAATGTTTTATCTGAAATTGTAACAGATATGACAAGTGACTCAATTGAGTTAAGTGATAAAACCTATTTTGCAGTAGAATATTTACCCGGGCAATATGATCAACGTGCCGACTCAGCAATTCAATGTATTCAACTTTTAACAGGAAATGATGAGGTTCGTGTTAAGAGTGGAAAAGTGATTATTTTGGATGGAGTACAGTCAAAAGAAGAATTAGCTAAAATTAAAAACTACTATATCAATCCGATTGAAATGCGTGAAAAAGATTTAACAGCACCACTTCAATTAGATGAATCAATAGAAATTGAAGATGTCAAAACATATGAAGGATTCGTTGACTATAAAGAGGAAGCGTTAGCGGCATTCTTAAAGACACACGGGATGGCCATGTCCCTAGCAGACATCAAATTAATTCAAGATTACTTCTTAAAGGAAGAAAAACGAAATCCAACAGAAACAGAGTTAAAAGTATTAGATACTTACTGGTCAGATCACTGCCGTCACACAACGTTTGAAACATTAATTGAAAATGTAACATTCGAAAGTGGACGATTCCATGAAATTTTACAACAAACTTTCAATGAATACTGCGCAATGCGAGAGCGTGTTCACCATAATAAAAAGCCAATGACATTAATGGATATGGCAACTATTGCAATGAAAGAACAACGCAAATTAGGATTATTAAATGATTTAGAAGTGTCAGACGAAATTAATGCTTGTAGTGTTTATATAGATGTCGATGTTGATGGGGTTAACGAACCATGGTTATTAATGTTTAAAAACGAAACACACAATCATCCAACAGAAATTGAACCATTTGGTGGGGCTTCAACATGTATTGGTGGAGCAATTCGTGATCCACTATCTGGACGTTCATATGTTTACCAAGCGATGCGTATTAGTGGTGGAGCAAATGTTTTAGAATCTATCGAAGATACGATGGAAGGTAAACTTCCTCAAAAAATTATTTCAAAACGTTCAGCAGATGGAAATAGCTCTTACGGAAATCAAATTGGATTACCAACAAGCTTTGTTCGTGAAGTTTATCATGAAGGATACAAAGCAAAGCACATGGAAGTCGGAGCAGTAGTCGGAGCAGTTAAAGCAAGTGATGTTCGCCGTGAAAAACCAGCTCCTGGAGACGTCATCATTCTACTTGGTGGGCGTACAGGAAGAGATGGAATTGGTGGGGCAACAGGATCATCCAAAGCTCATAATGAAACATCAATTCAAACAGCTTCATCAGAAGTTCAAAAAGGAAATGCTCCGACTGAAAGAAAAATTCAGCGTTTATTTAGAAATGGAGAAGTAACGCGCTTAATCAAAAAATGTAATGATTTCGGAGCAGGAGGCGTAGCTGTTGCCATTGGGGAACTTGCTGATGGATTAAACATCGACTTAAATGCTGTTCCAGTCAAATACAATGGATTAAATGGAACAGAACTTGCAATTTCAGAATCGCAAGAGCGTATGGCAGTCTTGGTCGCTTCTAAAGATGTAGAAACTTTTATTAACTTTGCACATCATGAAAACTTAGAAGCAACTGTTGTTGCAGAAGTGACAAATACCAATCGTTTAGTGATGAATTGGAATGGTCGTCCAATCGTCAACTTATCACGTACTTTCTTAGATACAAATGGTGCGCGTCAAACAACAAACGTTACAATTAAAACAGATTTAGAATCTAATCCATTCCAAAGTAAAATACAAGGAAACACAATTAAAGATAAATTCCTAAATAATTTAAAACAACCAAATGTTGCATCACAGCAAGGAATGGTTGAAATGTTTGACTCAACCATTGGGGGAACGACTGTTTTAATGCCTTATGGAGGAAAATATCAATTAACTGAGACGGAAGGATCAGTTCATAAAATTCCACTACGTCATGGTGTGACAAATACAGTTAGTATGTTAACTTATGGATATAATCCAGAAATTACATCCTGGTCACCATTCCATGGAGCAGCTTATGCAGTAGTTGAATCAATGGCAAGAATCATTGCCTTAGGTGGAAGATGGCAAGGAATTCGTTTCTCATTTCAAGAATACTTTCGTCGTTTAGGACAAGACCCACAAAACTGGGGACAACCGTTTGCAGCGCTACTCGGGTCAATTTACGTTCAAAAAGGGTTTAATTTACCTGCAATCGGTGGAAAAGATAGTATGAGTGGATCATTTGAAGAATTACATGTTCCACCGACATTCATTTCATTTGCAGTTCAAACAGAAAAAGCAAACAAAGTTTTATCACCAGAATTCAAGGCACCGGAAAACTATATTTATTTAATTAAACATGAACCAACTAAAGATTTAATGCCAAATATTGAACAGTTAAAAACTAACTTTGACTATATTTATGACATGGTTACAGTCGGATGTATTAAATCAGCTTTCTCGGTTAAACAGGGAGGGATTGCTGAAGCATTAGCAAAAATGAGTTTCGGGAATAAAATTGGTGCAACCATTAAAACAGGTTATGATGTATTCGACTTAGAACTGGGATCGATTATCGTAGAGTCTGATCGACCATTATTATTTGATCATGCGCACTTACTTGGAAAAACAACATCGGAACCTTTAATCGTCATCAATCAAGAGGCCATCACGATTGAAGAAAGCTTAGAAGCATGGCAAGGAACATTTGGCAATTTATATCCAGTTGCCGCTGAAGCTGAAAAAATAGAGGTTCCAATCATTGACTATAAAAATACCATCATTAAAACATCATCAATAAAATCAACACCACAAGTATTCTTGCCAGTATTCCCAGGAACAAACTGCGAATATGATAGTGCAAGAGCCTTCGAACAAGCTGGGGCAAAATCAATCATTGATGTATTTTGTAATCAAAATCATCAAGATATTGAAGCTTCAATTGAACGTATGGTTAAACACATTAATGAATCTCAAATGTTAATGCTATCTGGAGGATTCAGTGCTGGAGATGAGCCAGATGGATCAGGAAAATTTATTACATCAGTTTTAATGAATGAACAGGTACGTGAAAGTATTGAAGGATTATTAGAGCGTGATGGATTAATCTTAGGTATTTGTAATGGATTCCAAGCATTAATTAAATCAGGATTATTACCATATGGACAGTTTGGAATGGTAACTGAAGACTCACCAACTCTAGTTAAAAACAATACGAACCGACATATGTCAAAAATTATACAAACACGTATTGCCTCAAACAAATCACCTTGGTTATCGGGGGCAAACGTTGGAGATATTCACAATATCGCAATTTCGCATGGAGAAGGGAAATTTGTAGCGAATGATGCTGTGATTAAAAAATTAATCAAAAATGGTCAAGTCGCGACTCAATACGTAGACGTAACTGGAAAACCAACAATGGATGGAATCTACAATCCTAATGGATCAATCGCTGCCATTGAAGGAATTACAAGTCCAGATGGACGCATTCTTGGAAAAATGGGGCACTCAGAGCGCATCGGAAGTCAAATTTTCAAAAATGTCCCAGGTAATTACGATCAATTACTGTTCCAAAGCGGAGTAAAATACTTTAAATAA